In a genomic window of Vulpes lagopus strain Blue_001 chromosome 13, ASM1834538v1, whole genome shotgun sequence:
- the ANKMY2 gene encoding ankyrin repeat and MYND domain-containing protein 2 isoform X2, with product MRLLQNSQGTVQEAGTLLASKNVRVNCLDENGMTPLMHAAYKGKLDMCKLLLRHGADVNCHQHEHGYTALMFAALSGNKDITWVMLEAGAETDVVNSVGRTAAQMAAFVGQHDCVTIINNFFPRERLDYYTKPQGLDKEPKLPPKLAGPLHKIITTTNLHPVKIVMLINENPLLAEETALNKCYRVMDLICEKCMKQRDMNEVLAMKMHYISCIFQKCINFLKDGENKLDTLIKSLLKGRASDGFPVYQEKIIRESIRKFPYCEATLLQQLVRSIAPVEIGSDPTAFSVLTQAITGQVGFVDVEFCTTCGEKGASKRCSVCKMVIYCDQTCQKTHWFAHKKICKNLKDIYEKQQLEAAKEKSEEENNGKLDVNSNCVNEEQPEAEAGISQEDCNPKDSVEGEKEHPQNAAGLDGLQDAPAGPQESEE from the exons AATGGAATGACCCCTCTAATGCATGCTGCATATAAAGGAAAACTTGATATGTGCAAATTACTTTTACGACATGGAGCTGATGTAAATTGTCATCAACACGAACATGGATACACAGCCCTCATGTTTGCTGCACTTTCTG GTAACAAAGACATCACGTGGGTAATGTTGGAAGCTGGTGCTGAGACAGATGTTGTAAACTCTGTAGGAAGAACAGCAGCTCAGATGGCAGCCTTTGTGG gtCAACATGATTGTGTGACTATAATCAACAATTTCTTTCCTCGAGAGAGATTGGATTATTACACTAAACCCCAGGGACTGGATAAAGAGCCAAAACTGCCTCCAAAATTGGCAGGCCCACTGCACAAAATTATTACTACAACAAACCTTCATCCTGTAAAG ATCGTGATGCTTATAAATGAGAATCCTCTGCTGGCAGAAGAAACCGCTCTGAATAAATGCTACAGAGTGATGGATTTAATTTGTGAGAAATGTATGAAGCAAAGAGACATGAATGAAGTATTGGCTATGAAAATGCATTACATCAGCTGTATCTTTCAGAAATGTATTAACTTCTTGAAAGATGGAGAGAATAAACTGGACACTCTGATCAAAAG cTTGTTAAAAGGCCGAGCTTCTGATGGCTTTCCCGTATATCAAGAAAAGATCATAAGAGAAAGTATCAGAAAATTTCCTTACTGTGAAGCCACACTCCTCCAGCAGCTGGTGCGAAGCATTGCTCCTGTTGAAATT GGTTCTGATCCTACTGCATTCTCTGTACTTACCCAAGCCATCACTGGTCAGGTGGGTtttgtggatgttgaattttgcacTACCTGTGGCGAAAAGGGAGCAAGTAAAAGATGTTCCGTATGCAAGATG GTAATATATTGTGATCAAACCTGCCAGAAAACACACTGGTTTGCACATAAGAAAATCTGTAAGAATCTAAAGGACATTTATGAAAAACAACAATTGGAAGCTGCCAAAGAAAAGAGCGAAGAGGAAAACA ATGGCAAACTTGATGTCAATTCTAATTGTGTTAATGAAGAGCAGCCAGAGGCTGAAGCAGGAATCTCCCAAGAGGATTGTAACCCTAAGGATTCtgtggaaggggagaaagaaCACCCTCAGAATGCAGCTGGGTTGGATGGCTTACAGGATGCTCCTGCAGGTCCACAGGAATCTGAGGAGTGA
- the ANKMY2 gene encoding ankyrin repeat and MYND domain-containing protein 2 isoform X1 codes for MVHITKGELTQEEKELLEVIGKGTVQEAGTLLASKNVRVNCLDENGMTPLMHAAYKGKLDMCKLLLRHGADVNCHQHEHGYTALMFAALSGNKDITWVMLEAGAETDVVNSVGRTAAQMAAFVGQHDCVTIINNFFPRERLDYYTKPQGLDKEPKLPPKLAGPLHKIITTTNLHPVKIVMLINENPLLAEETALNKCYRVMDLICEKCMKQRDMNEVLAMKMHYISCIFQKCINFLKDGENKLDTLIKSLLKGRASDGFPVYQEKIIRESIRKFPYCEATLLQQLVRSIAPVEIGSDPTAFSVLTQAITGQVGFVDVEFCTTCGEKGASKRCSVCKMVIYCDQTCQKTHWFAHKKICKNLKDIYEKQQLEAAKEKSEEENNGKLDVNSNCVNEEQPEAEAGISQEDCNPKDSVEGEKEHPQNAAGLDGLQDAPAGPQESEE; via the exons AATGGAATGACCCCTCTAATGCATGCTGCATATAAAGGAAAACTTGATATGTGCAAATTACTTTTACGACATGGAGCTGATGTAAATTGTCATCAACACGAACATGGATACACAGCCCTCATGTTTGCTGCACTTTCTG GTAACAAAGACATCACGTGGGTAATGTTGGAAGCTGGTGCTGAGACAGATGTTGTAAACTCTGTAGGAAGAACAGCAGCTCAGATGGCAGCCTTTGTGG gtCAACATGATTGTGTGACTATAATCAACAATTTCTTTCCTCGAGAGAGATTGGATTATTACACTAAACCCCAGGGACTGGATAAAGAGCCAAAACTGCCTCCAAAATTGGCAGGCCCACTGCACAAAATTATTACTACAACAAACCTTCATCCTGTAAAG ATCGTGATGCTTATAAATGAGAATCCTCTGCTGGCAGAAGAAACCGCTCTGAATAAATGCTACAGAGTGATGGATTTAATTTGTGAGAAATGTATGAAGCAAAGAGACATGAATGAAGTATTGGCTATGAAAATGCATTACATCAGCTGTATCTTTCAGAAATGTATTAACTTCTTGAAAGATGGAGAGAATAAACTGGACACTCTGATCAAAAG cTTGTTAAAAGGCCGAGCTTCTGATGGCTTTCCCGTATATCAAGAAAAGATCATAAGAGAAAGTATCAGAAAATTTCCTTACTGTGAAGCCACACTCCTCCAGCAGCTGGTGCGAAGCATTGCTCCTGTTGAAATT GGTTCTGATCCTACTGCATTCTCTGTACTTACCCAAGCCATCACTGGTCAGGTGGGTtttgtggatgttgaattttgcacTACCTGTGGCGAAAAGGGAGCAAGTAAAAGATGTTCCGTATGCAAGATG GTAATATATTGTGATCAAACCTGCCAGAAAACACACTGGTTTGCACATAAGAAAATCTGTAAGAATCTAAAGGACATTTATGAAAAACAACAATTGGAAGCTGCCAAAGAAAAGAGCGAAGAGGAAAACA ATGGCAAACTTGATGTCAATTCTAATTGTGTTAATGAAGAGCAGCCAGAGGCTGAAGCAGGAATCTCCCAAGAGGATTGTAACCCTAAGGATTCtgtggaaggggagaaagaaCACCCTCAGAATGCAGCTGGGTTGGATGGCTTACAGGATGCTCCTGCAGGTCCACAGGAATCTGAGGAGTGA
- the ANKMY2 gene encoding ankyrin repeat and MYND domain-containing protein 2 isoform X3 has product MTPLMHAAYKGKLDMCKLLLRHGADVNCHQHEHGYTALMFAALSGNKDITWVMLEAGAETDVVNSVGRTAAQMAAFVGQHDCVTIINNFFPRERLDYYTKPQGLDKEPKLPPKLAGPLHKIITTTNLHPVKIVMLINENPLLAEETALNKCYRVMDLICEKCMKQRDMNEVLAMKMHYISCIFQKCINFLKDGENKLDTLIKSLLKGRASDGFPVYQEKIIRESIRKFPYCEATLLQQLVRSIAPVEIGSDPTAFSVLTQAITGQVGFVDVEFCTTCGEKGASKRCSVCKMVIYCDQTCQKTHWFAHKKICKNLKDIYEKQQLEAAKEKSEEENNGKLDVNSNCVNEEQPEAEAGISQEDCNPKDSVEGEKEHPQNAAGLDGLQDAPAGPQESEE; this is encoded by the exons ATGACCCCTCTAATGCATGCTGCATATAAAGGAAAACTTGATATGTGCAAATTACTTTTACGACATGGAGCTGATGTAAATTGTCATCAACACGAACATGGATACACAGCCCTCATGTTTGCTGCACTTTCTG GTAACAAAGACATCACGTGGGTAATGTTGGAAGCTGGTGCTGAGACAGATGTTGTAAACTCTGTAGGAAGAACAGCAGCTCAGATGGCAGCCTTTGTGG gtCAACATGATTGTGTGACTATAATCAACAATTTCTTTCCTCGAGAGAGATTGGATTATTACACTAAACCCCAGGGACTGGATAAAGAGCCAAAACTGCCTCCAAAATTGGCAGGCCCACTGCACAAAATTATTACTACAACAAACCTTCATCCTGTAAAG ATCGTGATGCTTATAAATGAGAATCCTCTGCTGGCAGAAGAAACCGCTCTGAATAAATGCTACAGAGTGATGGATTTAATTTGTGAGAAATGTATGAAGCAAAGAGACATGAATGAAGTATTGGCTATGAAAATGCATTACATCAGCTGTATCTTTCAGAAATGTATTAACTTCTTGAAAGATGGAGAGAATAAACTGGACACTCTGATCAAAAG cTTGTTAAAAGGCCGAGCTTCTGATGGCTTTCCCGTATATCAAGAAAAGATCATAAGAGAAAGTATCAGAAAATTTCCTTACTGTGAAGCCACACTCCTCCAGCAGCTGGTGCGAAGCATTGCTCCTGTTGAAATT GGTTCTGATCCTACTGCATTCTCTGTACTTACCCAAGCCATCACTGGTCAGGTGGGTtttgtggatgttgaattttgcacTACCTGTGGCGAAAAGGGAGCAAGTAAAAGATGTTCCGTATGCAAGATG GTAATATATTGTGATCAAACCTGCCAGAAAACACACTGGTTTGCACATAAGAAAATCTGTAAGAATCTAAAGGACATTTATGAAAAACAACAATTGGAAGCTGCCAAAGAAAAGAGCGAAGAGGAAAACA ATGGCAAACTTGATGTCAATTCTAATTGTGTTAATGAAGAGCAGCCAGAGGCTGAAGCAGGAATCTCCCAAGAGGATTGTAACCCTAAGGATTCtgtggaaggggagaaagaaCACCCTCAGAATGCAGCTGGGTTGGATGGCTTACAGGATGCTCCTGCAGGTCCACAGGAATCTGAGGAGTGA